A part of bacterium genomic DNA contains:
- a CDS encoding FAD-dependent oxidoreductase has protein sequence MRRRAFISTVPLISGAGFFPASSSSAENIGSRTVSVQQQEYFRKAPTITEPSREIPVIASPDVLVVGGGPAGVVAALAASRSGASTVLVERYNHLGGLWTGGLVLPLLSTHACDKDGNFRQVIHGIGGEIAGKLVSMGMSVHEVNPVIDPEAGKYVLEAMIKESGVTMLYHCWASNIIVESDIITAVILESKSGRVAIRPRVVIDCTGDGDIFHLAGEQYDFMKYNIGLVHRLGNVDRIDSSKPGYRKMDTGKETPIKSVNWVNMDGEKDQDGTDLFNLSRLQQQYRLAIWERSEKIRSTPGHEEVFLLDTASHLGVRMSRILQGRYTLTLRDSMTYTSFSDVIGIIGAWITVNYNGDRISPQKRPMWQIPYGSLLPKKTGNLLVAGRCFSFEKALVEDARIIGTCMVTGQGAGAAAGVAVRDNSTVQDIDIEKIQDVLKKQNVYFG, from the coding sequence ATGCGGAGAAGGGCTTTCATTTCAACGGTTCCGTTGATTTCAGGCGCCGGTTTCTTCCCTGCTTCCAGCAGTTCGGCTGAAAACATCGGCAGCCGGACTGTTTCCGTACAGCAACAGGAATATTTCAGGAAAGCACCCACAATCACAGAACCCTCGCGGGAAATCCCGGTTATTGCGTCACCGGATGTTCTTGTTGTCGGCGGCGGCCCGGCAGGTGTTGTTGCGGCCCTTGCGGCAAGCCGTTCGGGAGCCTCCACCGTACTTGTGGAGCGTTATAACCACCTCGGCGGGCTCTGGACCGGGGGACTGGTGCTGCCGCTGTTGTCCACGCATGCATGTGACAAAGACGGTAATTTCAGGCAGGTCATCCACGGTATCGGGGGCGAAATCGCAGGTAAACTTGTTTCGATGGGAATGTCAGTACATGAGGTGAATCCCGTCATCGATCCCGAGGCGGGTAAATATGTTCTCGAAGCCATGATCAAAGAGTCCGGTGTAACCATGCTGTACCACTGCTGGGCATCGAATATCATCGTCGAGAGCGATATTATAACAGCGGTAATTCTCGAATCGAAATCCGGCCGCGTGGCTATCCGGCCCAGGGTGGTAATCGACTGCACGGGGGATGGAGATATCTTTCACCTTGCCGGCGAACAGTACGATTTCATGAAATACAATATCGGGCTGGTTCACCGCCTTGGTAATGTTGACAGGATCGATTCCTCGAAGCCGGGATACAGGAAAATGGATACCGGGAAAGAAACGCCCATAAAAAGTGTGAACTGGGTGAACATGGATGGTGAAAAGGATCAGGACGGCACCGATTTATTCAACCTGTCGCGGCTGCAACAGCAGTATCGCCTTGCGATCTGGGAGCGATCCGAAAAAATCCGTTCGACACCGGGACATGAGGAAGTATTTCTACTGGATACCGCCTCACATCTCGGCGTACGGATGTCCCGTATCCTCCAGGGACGCTACACTCTGACACTGCGGGATTCGATGACATATACGTCATTCAGCGATGTCATCGGTATAATCGGCGCATGGATAACGGTGAACTACAACGGCGACCGGATTTCGCCTCAGAAACGTCCCATGTGGCAGATACCCTACGGTTCGCTCCTTCCGAAAAAGACCGGGAACCTGCTGGTCGCGGGACGTTGTTTCAGCTTCGAGAAGGCGCTCGTCGAGGATGCCCGTATTATCGGGACCTGCATGGTCACCGGACAGGGTGCGGGCGCCGCAGCCGGTGTGGCGGTTCGGGACAACAGCACAGTACAGGATATCGATATAGAGAAGATTCAGGATGTGCTCAAAAAACAGAATGTGTATTTCGGGTGA
- a CDS encoding heparinase II/III-family protein: MKSRAYWFFLPVLFLTTLSPLHADEVLEPFIYTENFETQELGAWAAYPHWEDTAFNEYFRVDTMVPGDPNWSIEQMVTPYTHVDNYAGAQKLLDMYLTPGSSVTFRYYLKSNLPFGYIEVRLAAGDDGMVTYTILSPLLNRWEWVTVTFENFLEQNPRLAGRDRIKVNALAVLAKQPLGDPAMKFYFGLDDITVRGSRATAFQFVEPAMYKLAEWKPYIARKHYRKGEHLTLKGAWPFDADRVTLTVAPFTDRSKTVFDAELKRQGGLWTMKPVTLSCADGLYLGIIRAYGGKSLLSETEFSFLIAPQDMAGKHPRLWFDSSSYKAVKARLNSPKFKNVADGIRTNAQSYREKNPVSGIVFDIDQFPREDWLASLDGWFDRVGIWRWGIWYNTLAYAFFDDREAGIYAKDLLVELSKFSYWVHPWFIKRGQFIYYPLGEAGTEFAIGYDCLYGLMTGEERALVRHGLWKNIVLGCHRGYVENNLTTNNTSNWVSNIASGSLICQAAMYGDGPDVEPPEPYLTGALFKEYALIQCGFGRDGGYGEPNGYYYFTMDGLSEALPAVENVFGIDMTQKINRSYTELIWAGLVKKKYTFYYGKSSGELRPLNNWTWLLPKYRDPLLGWFYNFMKDGETLRDAIYDTENVPREDPFGQNPVRVFRDIGTTVFKSGWEPDDFVFVMRTGPFYNHQFMDQGSFWLSDRGSMFIERRHGSTEPYLGAVLYEPWYIQPVSHSTILIDGNHQSQRTGDTLNFARGFEDYAFISQFLDGADASFVSGDIGRLYWGKVRELRRNVLYLKPRTLLMLDTVIPAEKDVDVTLLYQTLRLEDIHPGDRMSTITKDGNILYIKHLNPGSPEIRSIETPHYLYTLLREKPLKREGMLTVTARTKGVPLVMANILTSTAGPEPEITAYTGKDYTGGTVSGIPYVFSTRPGARYDTGTFLTDAAAVTWKESTVFAALCTTLTRDSRLLVRSEKPVTCELSDGSMKYCLSADSDVEIGVDAKPRSISVNGKRIDSFVYDREQKTIKLKLQAGEGTISF, encoded by the coding sequence ATGAAATCTCGGGCATATTGGTTTTTTTTACCGGTCTTGTTTCTGACAACGTTGTCTCCGCTGCACGCCGATGAAGTTCTTGAGCCCTTTATTTATACCGAGAATTTCGAAACACAGGAACTCGGCGCATGGGCGGCCTATCCCCACTGGGAAGACACGGCGTTCAACGAGTATTTCCGGGTCGACACAATGGTTCCGGGCGATCCGAACTGGTCGATCGAGCAGATGGTGACTCCCTACACCCATGTCGATAACTACGCAGGCGCGCAGAAGCTGCTTGATATGTACCTCACGCCCGGTTCCTCGGTCACTTTCCGTTATTACTTGAAATCGAATCTCCCGTTCGGGTACATCGAGGTGCGTCTTGCCGCGGGAGATGACGGCATGGTTACGTACACGATTCTTAGTCCGTTGCTGAACCGCTGGGAGTGGGTTACAGTGACTTTCGAGAACTTCCTCGAACAGAATCCGCGTCTCGCAGGCCGTGACAGGATAAAGGTCAACGCCCTTGCGGTGCTCGCGAAGCAGCCGTTGGGCGATCCCGCCATGAAGTTCTATTTCGGCCTCGACGACATAACGGTAAGGGGCTCCCGCGCAACGGCATTTCAGTTTGTCGAACCGGCGATGTACAAGCTCGCGGAGTGGAAACCGTACATCGCCCGCAAGCACTACCGCAAGGGAGAGCATTTAACACTGAAAGGCGCATGGCCGTTCGATGCGGACCGTGTCACGCTGACCGTCGCACCGTTCACCGACCGTTCGAAAACCGTTTTTGACGCCGAACTGAAACGGCAGGGCGGGCTGTGGACGATGAAACCGGTGACGCTCTCCTGCGCCGATGGGCTCTACCTCGGCATCATCAGGGCGTACGGCGGGAAATCGCTGCTTTCTGAGACCGAGTTTTCATTTTTAATAGCCCCACAGGATATGGCCGGAAAACACCCCCGTCTCTGGTTCGACAGCAGCTCGTATAAAGCGGTGAAAGCCCGTCTCAACAGCCCGAAATTCAAAAATGTCGCCGATGGCATCAGGACAAACGCGCAAAGCTATCGTGAAAAAAATCCCGTGAGCGGCATCGTTTTCGACATCGACCAGTTTCCCCGCGAGGACTGGCTGGCTTCGCTCGACGGCTGGTTCGACCGTGTCGGTATCTGGCGCTGGGGCATATGGTACAACACCCTCGCCTATGCCTTTTTCGATGACCGTGAGGCGGGCATATACGCTAAAGACCTTCTCGTGGAGCTCTCAAAGTTCTCCTACTGGGTGCATCCGTGGTTCATCAAACGCGGGCAGTTCATTTATTACCCACTCGGCGAGGCGGGAACAGAGTTCGCGATCGGGTACGACTGCCTGTACGGTCTCATGACCGGGGAAGAGCGGGCGCTCGTCCGTCACGGGTTGTGGAAGAACATCGTCCTCGGCTGTCACCGCGGGTATGTGGAGAATAACCTGACCACGAACAACACCTCGAACTGGGTATCGAACATCGCAAGCGGTTCGCTCATCTGCCAGGCGGCGATGTACGGCGACGGCCCCGATGTCGAGCCGCCGGAACCGTATCTGACCGGCGCGCTGTTCAAAGAATACGCCCTTATTCAATGCGGCTTCGGCAGAGATGGCGGTTACGGCGAGCCGAACGGCTACTATTACTTCACGATGGATGGCCTTTCCGAGGCGCTCCCGGCGGTTGAAAACGTCTTCGGAATCGACATGACGCAGAAAATCAACCGCTCGTATACCGAACTTATCTGGGCCGGGCTCGTCAAGAAGAAATATACCTTCTATTACGGAAAATCAAGCGGCGAACTGCGACCGCTCAACAACTGGACATGGCTCCTGCCCAAGTACCGCGATCCGCTCCTCGGGTGGTTCTATAATTTCATGAAGGACGGCGAAACCCTGCGGGACGCCATCTACGATACCGAAAACGTACCCCGCGAGGACCCGTTCGGGCAGAATCCGGTCAGGGTCTTCCGTGACATCGGCACCACCGTCTTCAAGAGCGGGTGGGAACCGGACGATTTCGTGTTCGTCATGCGCACCGGGCCGTTCTACAACCACCAGTTCATGGATCAGGGATCGTTCTGGCTCAGCGACCGGGGGAGCATGTTCATCGAACGCCGCCACGGCAGCACCGAACCGTACCTCGGCGCTGTTCTCTACGAGCCATGGTACATCCAGCCCGTATCACACTCGACCATCCTCATCGACGGTAACCATCAGAGCCAGCGCACCGGCGACACGCTCAATTTTGCGCGGGGCTTTGAAGACTATGCATTCATCAGCCAGTTTCTCGACGGAGCGGATGCATCCTTCGTGTCGGGCGACATCGGCAGGCTCTACTGGGGAAAGGTCAGGGAACTGCGGCGCAATGTCCTCTACCTCAAACCGCGGACGCTTCTCATGCTCGACACCGTCATCCCCGCGGAGAAGGATGTGGATGTGACGCTGCTCTACCAGACGCTCCGGCTCGAAGACATTCACCCCGGCGACCGGATGTCGACTATCACAAAGGATGGTAATATCCTGTATATAAAGCACCTGAATCCCGGAAGCCCCGAAATCAGATCGATCGAAACCCCGCATTACCTCTACACGCTCCTCAGGGAGAAACCGCTCAAACGCGAGGGCATGCTCACCGTAACCGCCCGGACGAAGGGAGTCCCGCTTGTCATGGCGAATATCCTGACCTCCACGGCGGGGCCGGAACCGGAAATCACCGCTTATACGGGCAAGGATTACACCGGGGGCACTGTCAGCGGCATCCCGTATGTCTTTTCGACCCGGCCCGGCGCACGGTATGACACGGGAACGTTCCTGACCGATGCGGCGGCGGTCACATGGAAGGAATCGACGGTGTTTGCGGCGCTCTGCACGACCCTGACGCGGGATAGCCGCCTGCTTGTCCGCTCGGAAAAGCCGGTAACATGCGAACTGTCGGATGGGAGCATGAAATACTGCCTTTCCGCTGACAGCGATGTGGAGATCGGGGTCGATGCGAAACCCCGCTCGATATCGGTCAATGGCAAGCGGATCGATTCGTTCGTGTATGACCGTGAGCAAAAGACCATAAAGCTGAAACTTCAGGCTGGAGAAGGTACGATATCTTTTTGA
- a CDS encoding heparinase II/III family protein, translating into MDEVTTNSIALEPFTYTEDFEKRTQGAWASYPLWQDTAYDPNFRVGELVPGDPNISLVQKVTPYSPVDNYAGAQKLLDMYMTPESTITLRYYLKSHLPFEFFKVRIAAGVDGAIDCTIANPPLNRWEWVTVTYDDFTRENPKLAGKKVVKVNALAVLANMPAADPAMPFYLGLDDITFRGARAVVFRFEEPETYKLPEWKPYIPKRHYHRGDIFSLRGNWPVDADRAEAVFTPFIDSATVLRTEKLEKDGDRWTMKPLPLDWPDGLYRGLLRAFREDDIIADTEFTLHIAPANMSGKHPRLWFNEAQKQEIIARLGSDRFSDLFDRLPREAARYREEVPPESLVFDLDQFPDEDWLPTWNAWGSRLYSTAEPLYLNSLVYALYGDRTAGTYVRDVLLALAKFENWTHPWQTKRGRFTEHRSGWWAHRLALAYDLTFDLMDESERASIRRALMNNIVETTHRMYVVDNDVTSNTSNWISHVAGASLMVQAAVFGDGPDTEEIEPYFTGAALKLYTFIMKVVDPDGAWCEGLGYNNYTFHTLCQSLPAVEHVFNIDMSQPLEGTYREYIWAGPVRERNYFYFGDTEGYLNPITNWAWLLAKYRDPLLGWLYNFLKGGTLESNTKASMTGYMNLINKKDETFMDVLYETGDVSRRDPFGENPVRCFRNVGTTVFKSGWESGDFIFVMRTGPFCNHQHIDQGTFWLADRGTVFIGERSGSSYYDDPLYQPWYTQPAAHSTILINGNHQSQRVGDPRGFAGGFEDYAFIRHFLDGASAAFVSGDIGRLYWGKVREMQRNVLYLKSRTLLMLDTVIPVEQDADVTLLYQTRRLEEIHPGETMSAIAKDGSVLHIGHMHPEHVHVAAVETPHYLYTLREEKPLKKEGMLTVTARTEGAPLIMANILTTTAEGASPDFTIHKGDGCCTGAAGEKPFLFSTRPGRRYTGGGFSTDALALTWSGGVVFAALCTLLERDGRLLVESEEPITCEVSPEGMTYCLAHGCTVFLGVDAKPWMVTVNGEQVKPLYYDSSRGAVRLTLPPGEGRVSVVR; encoded by the coding sequence ATGGATGAAGTCACTACGAACAGCATTGCCCTCGAACCGTTCACTTATACGGAGGATTTTGAAAAACGGACACAGGGCGCGTGGGCGTCCTATCCGCTCTGGCAGGATACCGCATACGATCCCAATTTCAGGGTCGGTGAGCTGGTGCCCGGAGACCCCAATATCTCGCTTGTACAGAAAGTGACCCCGTACTCTCCTGTCGATAATTACGCCGGCGCGCAGAAGCTGCTCGATATGTACATGACTCCGGAATCGACGATCACTCTCAGGTATTACCTGAAATCCCATCTCCCGTTCGAGTTTTTCAAGGTACGAATTGCGGCGGGTGTTGATGGCGCAATTGACTGCACCATTGCCAATCCGCCCCTGAACCGGTGGGAATGGGTGACGGTCACGTATGACGATTTCACCCGTGAGAACCCGAAACTCGCCGGAAAGAAAGTTGTGAAGGTCAATGCTCTCGCGGTGCTTGCAAACATGCCTGCCGCCGATCCGGCAATGCCCTTCTATCTGGGGCTCGACGATATAACGTTCAGGGGCGCCCGCGCGGTGGTCTTCAGGTTCGAGGAGCCGGAAACATACAAGCTGCCGGAATGGAAGCCCTATATACCGAAGCGCCACTATCACCGGGGCGATATATTCTCTCTCAGGGGCAATTGGCCGGTCGACGCAGACCGTGCGGAGGCCGTTTTCACCCCGTTCATCGACAGCGCAACCGTGCTGCGTACAGAGAAACTTGAAAAGGACGGCGACCGGTGGACGATGAAACCCCTTCCGCTCGATTGGCCGGACGGGCTCTACAGGGGATTGCTCCGGGCGTTCAGAGAAGATGATATCATCGCCGACACCGAATTCACTCTCCATATCGCACCCGCGAACATGAGCGGGAAACATCCGCGGCTCTGGTTCAACGAAGCACAGAAGCAGGAAATCATCGCCCGCCTCGGGAGCGACCGGTTCAGCGATTTATTCGACCGTCTGCCGCGTGAAGCTGCACGGTACCGTGAGGAAGTACCCCCGGAGAGCCTCGTGTTCGATCTCGACCAGTTTCCCGACGAGGACTGGCTGCCGACATGGAACGCATGGGGATCGCGTCTTTACAGCACCGCCGAGCCGCTGTATCTCAACTCGCTTGTGTATGCTCTGTACGGCGACCGCACGGCGGGAACATACGTCAGGGATGTTCTTCTTGCACTCGCGAAATTCGAAAACTGGACGCACCCGTGGCAGACAAAGCGGGGCCGTTTCACCGAGCACCGTTCCGGATGGTGGGCGCATCGTCTGGCGCTCGCCTACGACCTGACCTTCGATCTCATGGATGAAAGCGAGCGTGCATCGATCCGCAGAGCCCTCATGAACAATATTGTAGAGACGACTCATCGGATGTATGTGGTGGACAACGATGTGACGAGCAATACCTCGAACTGGATTTCTCATGTCGCCGGGGCGTCACTCATGGTACAGGCGGCTGTTTTCGGAGACGGGCCGGACACAGAGGAGATCGAGCCTTATTTCACAGGGGCTGCGCTGAAACTTTATACGTTCATCATGAAGGTCGTCGACCCGGACGGCGCGTGGTGCGAGGGTCTCGGGTACAACAATTACACGTTCCATACGCTGTGTCAGAGCCTTCCTGCGGTCGAGCACGTTTTCAACATCGACATGTCGCAGCCGCTCGAAGGAACATACCGTGAGTATATCTGGGCGGGACCGGTCAGAGAGAGGAATTATTTTTATTTCGGTGATACCGAAGGCTACCTCAACCCGATCACGAACTGGGCATGGCTTCTCGCCAAATACAGGGATCCCCTCCTCGGCTGGCTCTACAACTTCCTCAAGGGGGGAACTCTCGAATCGAACACCAAGGCAAGCATGACGGGGTATATGAACCTCATCAACAAGAAGGACGAGACCTTTATGGATGTGCTCTATGAGACCGGCGATGTGTCCCGGCGCGACCCCTTCGGCGAAAATCCGGTCAGGTGCTTCAGGAATGTCGGCACCACGGTGTTCAAGAGCGGATGGGAGTCCGGTGATTTCATCTTCGTCATGCGCACCGGGCCGTTCTGCAACCACCAGCACATCGATCAAGGTACATTCTGGCTCGCTGATCGCGGAACGGTTTTCATCGGTGAGCGCAGCGGGAGTTCATACTATGATGACCCTCTCTACCAGCCGTGGTACACTCAGCCCGCCGCGCACTCGACCATCCTCATCAACGGCAACCATCAGAGCCAGCGGGTGGGCGATCCCAGGGGATTCGCCGGAGGGTTCGAAGACTATGCGTTCATCCGACATTTCCTCGACGGTGCGAGCGCGGCATTCGTTTCCGGAGATATCGGCAGGCTCTATTGGGGGAAGGTTCGTGAAATGCAGCGCAATGTCCTCTACCTTAAATCGCGGACGCTCCTCATGCTCGATACCGTCATCCCTGTGGAACAGGATGCGGATGTAACACTGCTCTACCAGACACGAAGGCTTGAGGAGATTCATCCCGGCGAAACAATGTCCGCAATCGCTAAAGACGGCAGCGTTCTCCATATCGGGCATATGCACCCGGAACATGTTCACGTTGCCGCGGTCGAGACACCCCATTACCTCTATACACTCCGTGAAGAAAAGCCGCTGAAAAAGGAAGGCATGCTCACCGTAACCGCCCGAACCGAAGGAGCCCCACTCATCATGGCTAATATTCTGACCACAACGGCGGAAGGGGCATCGCCGGATTTCACCATTCATAAGGGCGATGGCTGTTGTACGGGCGCTGCGGGAGAAAAACCGTTTCTGTTCTCGACACGCCCCGGGCGGCGGTATACGGGCGGCGGTTTTTCCACAGATGCTCTGGCGCTGACATGGAGCGGCGGGGTGGTATTCGCCGCGCTCTGTACCCTGCTCGAACGTGATGGACGCCTGCTCGTGGAGTCAGAGGAGCCGATCACCTGCGAGGTTTCACCGGAAGGAATGACATACTGTCTGGCTCACGGATGTACTGTCTTCCTCGGGGTTGATGCAAAACCCTGGATGGTGACCGTTAACGGAGAACAGGTGAAACCGTTATATTATGACAGTAGCCGCGGCGCAGTCAGACTGACGCTGCCTCCCGGAGAAGGCCGGGTAAGCGTGGTAAGATGA